Proteins co-encoded in one Halococcoides cellulosivorans genomic window:
- a CDS encoding glycosyltransferase family 2 protein produces MSAVSVIIPTLDEADYIEESLDATLAQTVSDIEVIVVDGGSTDGTCEIVADHPDDRIILQENGDIVDSLNVGLEKASGRFVARVDADAVPDPTRFERQIELLERNPSVGLVGCFLRKKDPDTGATTLQREPVESAAIRRRLPLHNPIPHSTWMVRREVYETVGRYRSYRWEDYELLSRVIQQYEVRNLDAALVTEYDRPDSIIETTPTWRAILASAVCGLLVTARGSFSFIDRILFGLRIGVLAGRRFARIPVHTLSGLVPR; encoded by the coding sequence ATGAGTGCCGTCTCAGTGATCATTCCCACGCTGGACGAGGCGGACTACATCGAAGAGTCACTCGACGCCACGCTGGCACAGACCGTTTCGGACATCGAAGTGATCGTCGTCGATGGCGGCTCTACCGACGGAACGTGCGAAATCGTTGCCGATCATCCCGATGATCGTATAATACTTCAGGAGAACGGCGATATCGTCGATTCTCTGAATGTCGGGCTGGAGAAAGCGAGCGGTCGATTCGTCGCTCGTGTGGACGCGGACGCCGTGCCCGACCCAACCCGGTTCGAGCGGCAGATCGAACTTCTGGAGCGGAATCCGTCGGTCGGTCTCGTCGGGTGTTTCCTTCGGAAGAAAGATCCCGATACCGGGGCGACGACGCTCCAACGAGAGCCCGTCGAGTCGGCTGCGATCCGCCGACGACTGCCGTTGCACAATCCGATTCCCCACTCGACGTGGATGGTCAGACGAGAGGTGTACGAGACAGTCGGGCGGTATCGGTCGTATCGCTGGGAGGACTACGAACTGCTGAGCCGAGTGATTCAGCAGTACGAAGTCCGAAATCTGGACGCGGCTCTGGTCACCGAATACGATCGGCCTGATAGCATTATCGAAACGACGCCGACCTGGCGGGCCATCCTGGCGAGCGCCGTCTGCGGACTTCTCGTCACTGCGCGCGGTTCTTTCAGTTTTATTGATCGGATACTCTTCGGGCTCCGGATCGGGGTCCTTGCCGGTCGTCGGTTCGCGCGGATCCCCGTCCACACACTTTCGGGCCTCGTGCCCCGGTGA
- a CDS encoding sulfatase: MTDTRSVLFVTVDCLRADHTGCYGYDRPTTPAIDRFAADATLFEHSYANAAHTRWAMQALHTGYCPHAIDGLGIPEGATTLAERFQAAGWATGGFANNGFVSREYNYHQGFDRYDGVAEFAATKPLIKRLGDQVDRHLDSRVLRQYVYEPLVETLRSAESDGTEDGYREAVTDRDVVDAACDWIAQRQADGDPHFTWVHLMDAHTPYSRWDDHLEAIRGDTDVEHVVRPHDQITVGEEPPQAAIDAYDAGVRSADEQVGRLLDTVGDGTVVAITADHGESFGRYAPFHAGPVYSSLTQVPIIVRAPGLEPGRVDEYPVQHLDIAPTLLEAAGIDAPDSMAGDSLIDLDRESDAPVFFCVDGDDTEAVGIREGPWKYVEPEQGSPALYRVAHMGSEGEDVSDDHPEVHDRLVDALRDHEAELQSVDLGAGRASLSADRDDLSETVEQNLDQLGYIE, from the coding sequence ATGACCGACACGCGCTCCGTCCTGTTCGTCACGGTCGACTGCCTCCGTGCCGATCATACCGGCTGTTACGGCTACGACCGTCCGACGACGCCCGCCATCGATCGGTTCGCTGCCGATGCAACACTGTTCGAACACAGCTACGCGAACGCCGCACACACACGGTGGGCGATGCAGGCGCTGCACACCGGCTACTGCCCGCACGCTATCGACGGACTCGGGATCCCGGAGGGCGCAACGACGCTCGCAGAGCGGTTTCAGGCCGCGGGGTGGGCGACTGGTGGCTTCGCGAACAACGGCTTCGTGTCCCGGGAGTACAACTACCACCAGGGGTTCGACCGGTACGACGGTGTGGCCGAGTTCGCCGCCACCAAACCGCTGATCAAGCGACTCGGAGATCAGGTCGACCGTCACCTCGACAGTCGAGTGCTCCGCCAGTACGTCTACGAGCCACTCGTCGAGACGTTGCGCTCGGCCGAGAGTGACGGGACGGAGGACGGGTACCGTGAGGCGGTGACCGATCGCGATGTCGTCGACGCCGCATGCGACTGGATTGCCCAGCGCCAGGCCGACGGCGACCCCCATTTCACGTGGGTTCACCTCATGGACGCCCACACACCGTACTCGCGGTGGGACGACCACCTTGAGGCGATCCGTGGCGACACCGACGTCGAACACGTCGTCCGTCCACACGACCAGATCACCGTCGGAGAGGAGCCACCACAGGCGGCGATCGACGCCTACGACGCCGGCGTCAGGAGCGCCGACGAGCAGGTCGGACGGCTCTTGGACACTGTGGGCGACGGGACGGTCGTGGCAATCACAGCCGACCACGGCGAGTCGTTCGGGCGGTACGCCCCCTTCCACGCCGGACCGGTTTACAGCTCACTCACACAGGTCCCGATCATCGTCCGCGCACCGGGACTGGAGCCTGGTCGGGTCGACGAGTATCCCGTCCAGCATCTCGACATCGCGCCGACGCTACTCGAAGCCGCTGGGATCGACGCTCCCGATTCGATGGCGGGCGATTCACTGATCGATCTCGACCGGGAAAGTGACGCTCCAGTCTTCTTCTGTGTGGACGGTGACGACACCGAAGCAGTCGGGATCCGCGAAGGCCCATGGAAGTACGTCGAGCCAGAACAGGGCTCGCCCGCGCTGTACCGCGTCGCTCACATGGGTTCGGAGGGCGAGGACGTCAGCGACGATCACCCCGAGGTTCACGACCGGCTCGTCGACGCGCTCCGAGACCACGAGGCGGAACTGCAGTCGGTCGACCTCGGGGCCGGACGGGCGTCACTCTCCGCGGATCGGGACGATCTCTCCGAGACCGTCGAACAGAACCTCGACCAACTCGGGTATATCGAGTGA
- a CDS encoding glycosyltransferase family 4 protein, whose product MSLSEVCVVGYGLHPPWSEGTRVLTRDQMRALTDHAALDVRGISTIRPGDEPSPEFEMSYARESRLGDLVAALGGYRYNRDAVMFARLAWRVGRHLAREDPDVVHLGFASHSLFALVNDLVGDAAVVAQTFGGVEHGRLLNALDTPSRIDAYVSTTDADLEALEAMGVPSSNCHSLDPPVFLDRFGGVDRSTARAQFGLPEDAFVAGYFGNVNEARFPFEVAAALDAFAADEGVELFVVTKQIEDRDVRDLDNLTVHTGHLTDTEKRAAYAAADVWTFPFRELGVERTPVIDPPLTVLEAMATGRPVIASDTLSMADAVTDGENGFLVTPGVPDPIVERLRALRADPDACDRLGRAARRTIHEQYSPSAVADRLVEIYEIAQTHARD is encoded by the coding sequence ATGAGTCTCTCGGAGGTGTGCGTCGTCGGCTACGGCCTCCACCCGCCGTGGAGCGAAGGGACTCGGGTGCTGACCCGCGACCAGATGCGAGCGCTCACCGATCACGCCGCCCTCGACGTCCGAGGCATCTCGACGATCAGACCGGGCGACGAGCCCAGTCCCGAGTTCGAGATGTCGTACGCGCGCGAATCCCGCCTCGGAGATCTGGTCGCGGCCCTCGGTGGGTATCGCTACAATCGAGACGCCGTGATGTTCGCCAGACTGGCCTGGCGTGTCGGCCGACATCTCGCCCGTGAGGACCCCGACGTGGTTCATCTGGGCTTTGCGAGTCACAGCCTGTTCGCACTGGTGAACGACCTCGTGGGCGACGCAGCCGTGGTCGCCCAGACGTTCGGTGGCGTCGAACACGGTCGACTGCTGAACGCACTCGACACCCCCAGTCGTATCGACGCCTACGTCTCGACGACCGACGCCGACCTGGAGGCGCTCGAAGCGATGGGCGTTCCGTCATCGAACTGCCACAGTCTCGATCCACCGGTCTTTCTCGACCGGTTCGGTGGTGTCGACCGATCGACCGCGCGAGCGCAGTTCGGTCTCCCCGAGGACGCCTTCGTCGCGGGCTATTTCGGGAACGTGAACGAAGCCCGATTTCCGTTCGAGGTCGCAGCGGCACTCGACGCATTCGCCGCCGACGAGGGCGTCGAACTGTTCGTCGTCACCAAACAGATCGAGGATCGCGACGTTCGTGACCTCGACAACCTCACCGTCCACACGGGTCACCTGACCGACACCGAGAAGCGCGCGGCGTACGCCGCCGCCGACGTCTGGACGTTCCCGTTCCGTGAGTTGGGCGTCGAGCGCACGCCAGTGATCGATCCACCACTCACGGTGCTCGAAGCGATGGCGACCGGGCGGCCAGTCATCGCGAGCGACACGCTCTCGATGGCCGATGCCGTCACGGACGGGGAGAACGGCTTTCTCGTGACGCCCGGGGTGCCCGACCCGATCGTCGAGCGACTGCGGGCGCTGCGGGCAGACCCCGACGCGTGCGATCGCCTCGGGAGGGCCGCCCGCCGGACGATCCACGAACAGTACAGTCCGTCGGCGGTCGCCGACCGCCTCGTCGAGATTTACGAGATCGCCCAGACCCATGCACGCGACTGA
- a CDS encoding glycosyltransferase family 4 protein, translating into MKVCTVAPAFNRHGGVPYVARNIVAELDDRGVENWVITDQEHEDDVRPELSDEVEIRTVRRSDRLFPLNIFAFAVRALPTLSELDEAHDFDLIHMHGNYITLPVLADLLGKVDTPLVETAHGTYLNEIRSFREYPSFDRKWKYCTGVYLDHLIQKYGTRFADHVHTVAERAVPELEEMGIDPDRVVAIPNGVDLTEFDRETPAENVRESYGLEDATVAVSVGSAIPRKGVHTLVDAAPALRERDAEAHIVHVGGHGHSGYADYLETRIQELGVEDVVTLTGRVPREELLGWFETCDVAVSAAYSEGCPINVLEAAASGSTVVATDVAGAPDVLGDLGIYAEPGDPEGLADAMADGFDADTGPALRQRIEEQFTWDRIVDRLFDRFEEWSE; encoded by the coding sequence GTGAAGGTCTGTACGGTCGCACCGGCGTTCAACCGGCACGGCGGGGTGCCGTACGTCGCCCGAAACATCGTTGCCGAACTCGACGATCGCGGGGTCGAGAACTGGGTGATCACCGATCAGGAGCACGAAGATGACGTTCGGCCCGAACTCTCGGACGAGGTCGAAATCAGGACGGTCCGGCGCTCGGACCGACTCTTCCCGCTGAACATCTTCGCGTTCGCAGTCCGGGCACTCCCGACGCTGTCGGAACTGGACGAGGCCCACGATTTCGATCTGATCCACATGCACGGCAACTACATCACGTTACCCGTGCTCGCGGATCTCCTGGGAAAGGTCGACACACCACTCGTCGAAACCGCGCACGGGACCTATCTCAACGAGATTCGGTCGTTCCGGGAGTACCCCTCGTTCGACCGAAAGTGGAAATACTGCACGGGTGTCTACCTCGACCACCTGATCCAGAAGTACGGCACCCGCTTTGCCGATCACGTCCACACGGTCGCCGAGCGGGCGGTCCCCGAACTCGAAGAGATGGGGATCGATCCGGACCGAGTGGTCGCCATCCCCAACGGCGTGGACCTCACGGAGTTCGATCGTGAAACCCCCGCAGAGAACGTTCGTGAGTCGTACGGCCTGGAGGACGCCACCGTGGCGGTCTCGGTCGGCAGTGCGATCCCCCGAAAGGGAGTCCACACGCTGGTCGACGCCGCACCGGCGCTTCGCGAGCGAGACGCCGAGGCCCACATCGTCCACGTCGGTGGCCACGGCCACTCGGGCTATGCCGACTATCTCGAAACGCGGATCCAGGAACTCGGCGTCGAGGATGTGGTGACGCTGACGGGGCGGGTCCCCCGCGAGGAACTGCTCGGCTGGTTCGAGACCTGTGACGTCGCGGTCTCGGCGGCCTACTCGGAAGGCTGTCCGATCAACGTCCTCGAAGCGGCAGCCAGTGGATCGACCGTCGTCGCGACCGACGTCGCGGGAGCCCCCGACGTTCTCGGTGACCTCGGCATCTACGCAGAGCCGGGTGACCCAGAGGGCCTCGCCGACGCGATGGCCGACGGATTCGACGCCGACACCGGGCCCGCACTCCGACAGCGCATCGAAGAGCAGTTCACGTGGGATCGAATCGTCGATCGACTGTTCGATCGGTTCGAAGAGTGGTCAGAATGA
- a CDS encoding metal-dependent hydrolase — MVDLLSHVLFAYAGVTVVSLAVDVSRAARTAALFGAIVPDVSKVGLFVDDDPLEALVGGSIEVLGWHTLLGVGLSIGIAGLLVGRRFRRTAIRWMAVGVTSHLLLDALLRTPTGTSSYALFWPVSGYRPPTPGLYLSGDPVVLVVAALAAGGAWSVRRHITRHR; from the coding sequence ATGGTCGATCTGCTCTCGCACGTCCTGTTCGCGTACGCGGGCGTGACCGTCGTCTCGCTTGCGGTCGACGTTTCCCGGGCCGCACGGACGGCAGCCCTCTTCGGCGCGATCGTCCCCGACGTGAGCAAGGTCGGACTGTTCGTCGACGACGACCCACTCGAAGCACTCGTCGGCGGTTCGATCGAGGTGCTGGGGTGGCACACCCTCCTCGGCGTCGGACTGTCGATCGGGATCGCCGGACTCCTCGTCGGCCGACGATTCAGGCGGACCGCCATCAGGTGGATGGCCGTCGGCGTCACCAGCCATCTCCTGCTGGACGCGCTGTTGCGAACGCCAACCGGGACGTCGTCGTATGCGCTGTTCTGGCCCGTCTCTGGCTATCGGCCACCCACGCCCGGGCTCTATCTCTCCGGCGATCCGGTCGTGCTCGTCGTTGCGGCGCTCGCGGCGGGGGGAGCGTGGTCGGTCCGCCGACACATTACCCGGCACAGGTGA
- a CDS encoding glycosyltransferase family 2 protein — MVEFDDVSVVIPTVRESLVTPATVPDDAEVIVRRDEGLNVARNAGVRAASADWIVIADDDIEFPTATVAETLGRMDRQTLAGLRDFPPLRWVIGRLMIFHRDLWNRVGGFDERRHHGGDTDFAIRVEKEGGRVLQLERDVVPHYDEETGDTMVTRGHLEWTWYLLRRHPRVFGPVAAKLLANKLRPR, encoded by the coding sequence ATGGTCGAGTTCGACGACGTCTCAGTCGTTATTCCGACGGTTCGAGAGTCGCTGGTGACGCCAGCGACAGTGCCCGACGACGCAGAGGTGATCGTCCGACGGGACGAGGGATTGAACGTCGCCCGGAACGCGGGCGTGCGGGCCGCGTCCGCCGACTGGATCGTCATCGCTGACGACGATATCGAGTTTCCGACGGCGACGGTTGCCGAGACCCTCGGCCGGATGGATCGGCAGACGCTGGCCGGGCTCCGGGACTTTCCCCCACTGCGATGGGTGATCGGTCGGCTCATGATCTTCCATCGCGACCTCTGGAATCGCGTCGGCGGGTTCGACGAGCGTCGCCACCACGGCGGCGATACGGACTTCGCGATCCGCGTCGAGAAGGAGGGCGGGCGCGTGCTCCAGTTGGAACGAGACGTCGTCCCCCACTACGACGAGGAGACTGGCGACACGATGGTGACGCGTGGCCACCTCGAATGGACCTGGTATCTGCTCCGCCGCCATCCCCGCGTGTTCGGTCCCGTCGCGGCGAAACTGCTCGCCAACAAGCTCCGACCGCGATGA
- a CDS encoding glycosyltransferase family 4 protein — MKILQATHRYPPRTGGVETHVSEIATRLADRGHEVEVFSADAGRDVDSDAVVEGVRVRRFRSLAPGGAVHVAPQIALAVRRSNADVVHAHNYHSLPLAMAALGVRDVRFVVTLHYHGESASGLRDRLLSAYRPLGRWALGRADAVIAVSEWERGRLRTDFGVDATVIPNGIDVKRFAAAEPERRNRPYLLSVGRLEAYKGVQHVIRALEEVPEYDLVVAGTGPFRDDLEGIAREAGVDDRVDFLGYVDDDRLPGLYAGAAAYVTLSEFEAYGMTVGEALAAGTPCVTTTHGGLGGWSDQEGVVTVETATTAAIGAAVERAIGRPVAPTDLPGWGDVVDAVETCYQAPTGN; from the coding sequence GTGAAAATTCTGCAAGCCACTCATCGATACCCACCCCGGACAGGCGGTGTCGAGACCCACGTCAGCGAGATCGCGACGCGATTGGCCGACCGCGGCCACGAGGTCGAGGTGTTCAGCGCCGACGCCGGCCGCGATGTGGACAGTGACGCTGTGGTCGAGGGTGTTCGCGTGCGGCGGTTCCGGTCGCTCGCTCCCGGTGGCGCGGTACACGTCGCCCCGCAGATCGCGCTGGCAGTCAGGCGATCGAACGCCGACGTGGTTCACGCGCACAACTACCACTCGCTGCCGCTGGCGATGGCTGCGCTCGGCGTTCGCGACGTGCGCTTCGTGGTCACACTACACTATCACGGCGAGAGTGCGAGTGGACTACGCGATCGACTGCTGTCGGCGTACCGACCGCTGGGTCGGTGGGCGCTGGGACGGGCCGACGCGGTGATCGCCGTTAGCGAGTGGGAACGGGGACGCCTGCGGACAGATTTCGGCGTCGACGCGACGGTGATCCCCAACGGCATCGACGTCAAGCGGTTCGCGGCCGCTGAGCCCGAGCGACGGAACCGACCGTACCTGCTCTCGGTCGGCCGCCTGGAGGCCTACAAGGGCGTCCAGCACGTGATCCGGGCGCTGGAGGAGGTGCCCGAGTACGACCTGGTGGTGGCGGGCACGGGCCCGTTCCGTGACGATCTGGAGGGGATCGCTCGCGAGGCGGGCGTCGACGACCGGGTGGACTTTCTCGGCTACGTCGACGACGATCGCTTGCCAGGGCTGTACGCCGGGGCGGCGGCATACGTGACACTCTCCGAATTCGAAGCCTACGGGATGACCGTCGGGGAGGCGCTCGCGGCGGGCACACCGTGTGTCACGACTACCCACGGCGGACTCGGCGGCTGGTCCGATCAGGAAGGCGTCGTCACCGTCGAGACAGCGACCACAGCAGCGATCGGTGCGGCCGTCGAGCGGGCGATCGGGAGGCCGGTCGCGCCCACCGATCTGCCAGGATGGGGCGATGTCGTCGATGCCGTCGAAACGTGTTACCAGGCCCCAACGGGTAACTGA
- a CDS encoding glycosyltransferase, with translation MQLLVGATVALLALAGAPYAIYLGLYAWIRPSGVPTEKVERTPSVSIVLPTYDESGIVAAKLDDLLALDYPMERVELVVVDSSTDETPEIVREYFADRDAPDLTLIEETERRGLAPALNDGYSAATGEVVVKTDCDSKLAPDALREATAALADPAVGAVTGTNVEVLGGSAVEAGYRGIQSHIQQLESHLDSTLIFHGPFSAFEADSIRPIDPNSLADDTELALKIRRGGDRVIFDPAVQYKEASHSGFVRRRQQKDRRGMGLIRLLVQHRDALGRYGAYGRVVLPFNWWFMIVSPWLLVVTMLAGTAAAVSVVGRGGLAVLLALAGFVAIGQRDWLGPVQPLYSLFDTQVSLMRASVKLLMGHGDGTWEVDTDLREDFE, from the coding sequence ATGCAACTGCTCGTCGGGGCGACAGTCGCGCTCCTCGCGCTCGCGGGGGCCCCCTACGCCATCTATCTCGGCCTGTACGCCTGGATTCGGCCCTCGGGCGTCCCGACCGAAAAAGTCGAGCGGACGCCGTCGGTGAGTATCGTCTTGCCGACCTACGACGAGAGCGGGATCGTCGCGGCGAAACTCGACGACCTGCTCGCGCTGGACTATCCGATGGAGCGAGTCGAACTCGTCGTCGTCGACTCCTCGACCGACGAGACCCCCGAGATCGTCCGTGAGTATTTCGCCGATCGAGACGCGCCAGATCTCACGCTGATCGAGGAGACCGAACGCCGCGGTCTCGCGCCGGCGCTCAACGACGGCTACAGCGCGGCGACCGGCGAGGTCGTCGTCAAGACCGACTGCGATTCGAAACTCGCGCCGGACGCGCTCCGGGAGGCCACCGCGGCGCTGGCCGATCCCGCGGTCGGGGCCGTCACCGGCACGAACGTCGAGGTGCTCGGCGGGAGCGCCGTCGAGGCGGGCTATCGGGGGATCCAGAGTCACATCCAACAGCTGGAGTCACACCTCGACTCGACGCTGATCTTCCACGGGCCGTTCTCGGCGTTCGAAGCGGATTCGATCCGACCGATCGACCCGAACTCGCTGGCCGACGACACCGAGTTGGCACTCAAGATTCGCCGCGGCGGCGACCGGGTGATCTTCGATCCCGCCGTCCAGTACAAGGAGGCCAGCCACTCGGGGTTCGTCAGGCGTCGCCAGCAGAAAGACCGTCGGGGGATGGGCCTGATTCGATTGTTGGTCCAGCATCGGGACGCGCTGGGCCGCTACGGCGCGTACGGGCGCGTGGTCCTGCCGTTCAACTGGTGGTTCATGATCGTCTCGCCGTGGCTACTGGTCGTGACCATGCTCGCCGGGACCGCGGCGGCGGTGTCGGTCGTGGGGCGGGGCGGCCTCGCGGTGCTCCTCGCGCTCGCCGGGTTCGTCGCTATTGGCCAGCGCGACTGGCTCGGCCCGGTCCAGCCGCTGTATTCGCTGTTCGACACACAGGTGTCGCTGATGCGCGCGAGCGTGAAGTTGTTGATGGGTCACGGCGACGGCACCTGGGAGGTCGATACGGACCTGCGGGAGGACTTCGAGTGA
- a CDS encoding glycosyltransferase family 2 protein, with amino-acid sequence MGAVQQPQAEPSSEDRADTTEPSEQYLVGPDSDVTPTISVVMPTLNEAGGIATCIEWIKEGLADAETYGEIVVSDSSDDRTPEIAREMGAIVVEPDAPGYGNAYKYAFERVRGQYVVMGDADTTYDFSQLPRLLEPVAEGDADICMGSRLNGEIEPGAMPLLHQYVGNPLLTAFLNAFYDTNVSDSHSGFRVFDRSVLDELALETTGMEFASEMVMEAGARDLTIEEVPITYHEREGDATLNSFRDGWRHVRFMLVNAPGYLFLYPGAALIALGAVVMALAGTGVAVGDVSFGTHSIIAGSLSTIVGLQIASFGVFARLAGNPVNEPRDAITTAIVDRLRLEHGVVAGLALLTVGGGYGAWLVGRWAASGFQRLPLVGADVVAFTAIVLGLQAVFSSFFFSTLADDA; translated from the coding sequence ATGGGAGCTGTACAACAGCCACAGGCCGAGCCCTCCAGCGAGGATCGCGCCGACACGACCGAACCGAGCGAACAGTATCTCGTCGGCCCAGACAGCGACGTGACGCCGACGATCAGCGTCGTCATGCCGACGTTGAACGAAGCGGGCGGGATCGCGACGTGTATCGAGTGGATCAAAGAGGGGCTCGCAGACGCCGAAACCTACGGCGAAATCGTCGTCAGCGACAGTTCCGACGACCGGACCCCCGAGATCGCCCGCGAGATGGGTGCGATCGTCGTCGAACCCGACGCACCGGGCTACGGCAACGCCTACAAGTATGCGTTCGAGCGCGTGCGTGGGCAGTACGTCGTGATGGGCGACGCCGACACGACCTACGATTTCAGCCAGTTGCCCCGCCTGCTCGAACCCGTCGCGGAGGGCGACGCGGACATCTGCATGGGGTCGCGGCTGAACGGCGAGATCGAGCCGGGTGCGATGCCACTGCTGCACCAGTACGTCGGCAATCCGCTGCTGACGGCGTTTCTCAACGCCTTCTACGACACGAACGTCTCGGACAGCCACAGCGGCTTTCGGGTGTTCGATCGGTCCGTCCTCGACGAACTCGCCCTCGAAACGACGGGCATGGAGTTCGCTTCGGAGATGGTCATGGAGGCGGGCGCGCGCGATCTGACCATCGAGGAGGTGCCGATCACCTACCACGAGCGCGAGGGTGACGCCACCCTGAACAGCTTCCGTGACGGCTGGCGACACGTCCGTTTCATGCTGGTCAACGCCCCGGGGTACCTGTTCTTGTACCCCGGTGCGGCGCTGATCGCGCTCGGGGCAGTCGTGATGGCGCTCGCGGGCACCGGCGTCGCGGTCGGTGACGTCTCCTTCGGGACGCACTCGATCATCGCGGGGAGTCTCTCGACGATCGTCGGCCTTCAGATCGCGAGTTTCGGCGTGTTCGCCCGCCTCGCGGGCAACCCCGTCAACGAACCGCGCGACGCGATCACGACGGCCATCGTCGATCGCCTGCGCCTGGAACACGGCGTCGTCGCCGGCCTCGCCTTGCTCACGGTCGGTGGCGGCTACGGGGCCTGGCTCGTCGGCCGCTGGGCCGCGAGCGGCTTCCAGCGCCTCCCGCTGGTGGGGGCCGACGTGGTCGCCTTTACCGCCATCGTCCTGGGTCTCCAGGCTGTCTTCAGTTCGTTTTTCTTCAGCACGCTGGCGGACGACGCGTAG